From one Suricata suricatta isolate VVHF042 chromosome 8, meerkat_22Aug2017_6uvM2_HiC, whole genome shotgun sequence genomic stretch:
- the LOC115299886 gene encoding cytochrome P450 4A11-like isoform X1: MSVFMLSFTRPLGSVSGILQVASLLGLALLLLKAAQLYLRRQWLLKAVQHFPYPPSHWLFGHIQEFQKEEELQCLRKWVEKFPRACPRWMWGTEVELIVYDPDYMKLILGRSDPKSHDSYRFLAPWIGYGLLLLNGQKWFQHRRMLTPAFHYDILKPYVGLMSDSVHLMLDKWEDLIKENSYVEIFEHVSLMTLDTIMKCAFSYHGRHQEDRISQAYIQTIQDLSNLFFSRVRNAFLQNDIIYRLTPEGRWNHRACQLAHQHSDRVIKMRKAQLQERELEKLRIKRHLDFLDILLFAKMEDGSSLSDKDLRAEVDTFMFEGHDTTASGISWILYALATHPEHQQRCRQEVQSLLGDGASITWDHLDQMPYTTMCIKEALRLYPPVPGIGRKLSKPITFPDGRSLPKGFLLTLSFYGLHHNPKVWPNPEVFDPLRFAPGSAQHSHAFLPFSGGSRNCIGKQFAMNEMKVAVAMTLLRFELAPDPSRVPVPWPRIVLRSKNGIHLHLRKLL, from the exons ATGAGTGTCTTTATGCTGAGCTTCACCAGACCCCTGGGCAGTGTCTCTGGGATCCTGCAAGTGGCCTCCCTGCTAGGCCTGGCTCTGCTGTTGCTCAAGGCAGCACAGCTCTACCTGCGCAGGCAGTGGCTGCTCAAAGCTGTCCAGCACTTCCCATACCCTCCTTCTCACTGGCTCTTCGGGCACATCCAGGAG TTTCAAAAAGAAGAGGAACTGCAATGCCTAAGGAAATGGGTAGAGAAATTCCCACGTGCCTGTCCTCGCTGGATGTGGGGAACAGAGGTGGAGCTCATAGTCTATGATCCTGACTACATGAAACTGATCCTGGGACGATCTG ACCCAAAGTCTCATGACTCCTACAGATTCCTGGCTCCTTGGATAG GGTATGGTTTGCTCCTGTTGAATGGGCAGAAGTGGTTCCAGCACCGACGAATGCTGACCCCAGCCTTCCACTATGACATCCTgaagccctacgtggggctcatgTCCGACTCTGTCCACCTGATGCTT GACAAATGGGAGGACCTCATCAAAGAGAATTCATATGTGGAGATCTTTGAACATGTCTCCTTGATGACTTTGGATACCATTATGAAATGCGCCTTCAGCTACCATGGCAGACATCAAGAAGACAG GATCTCCCAGGCCTACATCCAGACCATTCAAGACCTGAGCAACCTGTTTTTTTCCCGAGTGAGGAATGCTTTCCTCCAGAATGACATCATCTACAGGCTGACCCCTGAAGGCCGCTGGAACCACCGGGCCTGCCAGCTAGCCCATCAACACTCAG ACCGAGTGATCAAGATGAGGAAAGCGCAGCTTcaggagagagagctggagaagcTCAGGATCAAGAGGCACTTGGACTTCTTGGACATACTCCTCTTTGCCAAG ATGGAGGATGGGAGCAGCTTGTCTGACAAGGACCTCCGTGCCGAAGTGGACACGTTCATGTTTGAGGGCCATGACACCACAGCCAGTGGCATCTCCTGGATCCTCTATGCCCTGGCCACACACCCCGAGCACCAGCAAAGGTGCCGGCAGGAGGTCCAGAGCTTGCTGGGGGATGGAGCCTCCATCACCTG GGACCACCTAGATCAGATGCCCTACACCACCATGTGCATCAAAGAGGCACTGCGACTCTATCCACCAGTTCCAGGTATTGGCAGAAAACTCAGCAAGCCCATCACCTTCCCTGATGGACGCTCCTTACCCAAAG GATTCTTACTCACGCTCTCTTTTTATGGCCTTCACCACAACCCGAAGGTGTGGCCAAACCCAGAG GTGTTTGATCCTTTACGGTTTGCACCAGGTTCTGCTCAACACAGCCATGCTTTCCTGCCTTTCTCAGGAGGATCAAG GAACTGCATTGGGAAGCAGTTTGCCATGAATGAGATGAAGGTGGCGGTGGCCATGACCCTTCTCCGTTTTGAGCTGGCACCAGATCCTTCCAGGGTCCCTGTTCCCTGGCCAAGAATTGTGTTGAGGTCCAAGAATGGGATCCACCTGCATCTCAGGAAGCTCCTCTAA
- the LOC115299886 gene encoding cytochrome P450 4A11-like isoform X2 has translation MSVFMLSFTRPLGSVSGILQVASLLGLALLLLKAAQLYLRRQWLLKAVQHFPYPPSHWLFGHIQEFQKEEELQCLRKWVEKFPRACPRWMWGTEVELIVYDPDYMKLILGRSDPKSHDSYRFLAPWIGYGLLLLNGQKWFQHRRMLTPAFHYDILKPYVGLMSDSVHLMLDKWEDLIKENSYVEIFEHVSLMTLDTIMKCAFSYHGRHQEDRISQAYIQTIQDLSNLFFSRVRNAFLQNDIIYRLTPEGRWNHRACQLAHQHSDRVIKMRKAQLQERELEKLRIKRHLDFLDILLFAKMEDGSSLSDKDLRAEVDTFMFEGHDTTASGISWILYALATHPEHQQRCRQEVQSLLGDGASITWDHLDQMPYTTMCIKEALRLYPPVPGIGRKLSKPITFPDGRSLPKGFLLTLSFYGLHHNPKVWPNPEVFDPLRFAPGSAQHSHAFLPFSGGSRGTGET, from the exons ATGAGTGTCTTTATGCTGAGCTTCACCAGACCCCTGGGCAGTGTCTCTGGGATCCTGCAAGTGGCCTCCCTGCTAGGCCTGGCTCTGCTGTTGCTCAAGGCAGCACAGCTCTACCTGCGCAGGCAGTGGCTGCTCAAAGCTGTCCAGCACTTCCCATACCCTCCTTCTCACTGGCTCTTCGGGCACATCCAGGAG TTTCAAAAAGAAGAGGAACTGCAATGCCTAAGGAAATGGGTAGAGAAATTCCCACGTGCCTGTCCTCGCTGGATGTGGGGAACAGAGGTGGAGCTCATAGTCTATGATCCTGACTACATGAAACTGATCCTGGGACGATCTG ACCCAAAGTCTCATGACTCCTACAGATTCCTGGCTCCTTGGATAG GGTATGGTTTGCTCCTGTTGAATGGGCAGAAGTGGTTCCAGCACCGACGAATGCTGACCCCAGCCTTCCACTATGACATCCTgaagccctacgtggggctcatgTCCGACTCTGTCCACCTGATGCTT GACAAATGGGAGGACCTCATCAAAGAGAATTCATATGTGGAGATCTTTGAACATGTCTCCTTGATGACTTTGGATACCATTATGAAATGCGCCTTCAGCTACCATGGCAGACATCAAGAAGACAG GATCTCCCAGGCCTACATCCAGACCATTCAAGACCTGAGCAACCTGTTTTTTTCCCGAGTGAGGAATGCTTTCCTCCAGAATGACATCATCTACAGGCTGACCCCTGAAGGCCGCTGGAACCACCGGGCCTGCCAGCTAGCCCATCAACACTCAG ACCGAGTGATCAAGATGAGGAAAGCGCAGCTTcaggagagagagctggagaagcTCAGGATCAAGAGGCACTTGGACTTCTTGGACATACTCCTCTTTGCCAAG ATGGAGGATGGGAGCAGCTTGTCTGACAAGGACCTCCGTGCCGAAGTGGACACGTTCATGTTTGAGGGCCATGACACCACAGCCAGTGGCATCTCCTGGATCCTCTATGCCCTGGCCACACACCCCGAGCACCAGCAAAGGTGCCGGCAGGAGGTCCAGAGCTTGCTGGGGGATGGAGCCTCCATCACCTG GGACCACCTAGATCAGATGCCCTACACCACCATGTGCATCAAAGAGGCACTGCGACTCTATCCACCAGTTCCAGGTATTGGCAGAAAACTCAGCAAGCCCATCACCTTCCCTGATGGACGCTCCTTACCCAAAG GATTCTTACTCACGCTCTCTTTTTATGGCCTTCACCACAACCCGAAGGTGTGGCCAAACCCAGAG GTGTTTGATCCTTTACGGTTTGCACCAGGTTCTGCTCAACACAGCCATGCTTTCCTGCCTTTCTCAGGAGGATCAAG aggaacaggagaaacctaa